From Medicago truncatula cultivar Jemalong A17 chromosome 7, MtrunA17r5.0-ANR, whole genome shotgun sequence, a single genomic window includes:
- the LOC25499832 gene encoding adenylate isopentenyltransferase 5, chloroplastic, protein MAFTTSTLAEKKNKVLFILGATGTGKTKLSINLGPHYPAEIINSDKIQVYKGLDIVTNKVPESERCSILALQIPHHILGIINDPEYDFTMYDFCNHVVESLDLIIGNGHLPIIVGGSNSYLKKLVEDPAISFLSKYECCFIWVDVSLPTLYQYVGKRVDEMVQTGMIDEIREYFVPGADNTKGIRRAIGVPELDSFFAIEKKSGIDDAIKENILKEAIEKTKQNTCILAKNQLSKIQNMAHMLGSMVYKIDSTEVFETLLRGEDYKHLHQEIVIKPSKEIVKRFLEETTDGFRYEKYSNENGKHAPNGV, encoded by the exons ATGGCTTTCACTACGTCAACCCTAGCTGAAAAGAAGAACAAGGTTTTGTTTATATTGGGTGCAACAGGAACTGGGAAAACTAAACTTTCCATCAACTTGGGCCCTCATTACCCCGCTGAAATTATCAACTCGGACAAGATTCAAGTCTATAAGGGTCTTGATATCGTCACAAATAAGGTACCGGAATCTGAACGCTGCTCgattct ggcgttacagattCCGCATCACATATTAGGCATCATCAATGATCCTGAATATGACTTTACTATGTATGATTTCTGCAACCACGTGGTTGAATCCCTAGATCTCATAATTGGCAATGGACACCTACCTATTATTGTAGGAGGGTCCAATtcttatctaaaaaaattagttgaggACCCAGCCATttcatttctttcaaaatatgaatGTTGTTTCATTTGGGTAGACGTGTCTTTGCCTACTCTATATCAATATGTAGGAAAAAGAGTTGATGAAATGGTTCAGACAGGGATGATTGATGAGATTCGAGAATATTTTGTACCTGGGGCAGACAACACAAAGGGAATTAGAAGGGCTATTGGGGTTCCTGAGCTTGATTCTTTTTTTGCGATTGAAAAGAAAAGTGGCATTGATGATGCTATAAAGGAAAATATACTGAAGGAAGCTATTGAAAAAACCAAACAGAACACTTGCATACTAGCTAAAAATCAACTCTCGAAGATCCAGAACATGGCTCATATGCTTGGATCGATGGTGTACAAAATTGATTCTACGGAAGTCTTTGAGACCCTTTTAAGGGGAGAAGATTATAAACACTTGCATCAAGAGATTGTGATTAAGCCAAGCAAGGAGATAGTGAAGAGATTCCTAGAGGAGACGACTGATGGATTTAgatatgaaaaatattcaaatgaaaATGGGAAACATGCACCCAATGGTGTTTGA